One window from the genome of Cucumis melo cultivar AY chromosome 10, USDA_Cmelo_AY_1.0, whole genome shotgun sequence encodes:
- the LOC127151362 gene encoding uncharacterized mitochondrial protein AtMg00810-like has translation MVLSKPLEHDMKRLSSSLRSLGFRTSKADTSLLIHVTPTSCCYVLIYVDDLIIMDSSEKDVNSLVHSLNSQFALKDLGKLSYFFGVQVSYPTTGGLFLSQSKYIIDLLQRTKMLDAKPISTPMVSGPFQGEPFHDVHLYRSVVGALQYATLTHPEISYNVNKSCQFMHSPKHTYWQLVKRILRYLKGVLYHGLWFRKSDNMSLVGFADADWASDPDDRKSTSGLCVYFLNNLISWCSKKQSIISRSSTEVEYRCLALLATELVGFVLS, from the coding sequence ATGGTCTTAAGCAAGCCGCTTGAGCATGATATGAAAAGGTTGAGCTCAAGTTTACGTTCCCTTGGATTTAGAACTTCTAAGGCTGATACATCTTTATTAATACATGTTACTCCTACGTCTTGTTGCTATGTCTTGATTTACGTTGATGATTTGATTATTATGGATAGCTCTGAGAAAGATGTGAATTCTTTAGTTCATTCTTTAAATAGTCAATTTGCACTTAAGGATTTGGGAAAACTGAGCTACTTTTTTGGAGTTCAGGTGTCATACCCAACTACTGGAGGTTTGTTTTTATCTCAATCAAAGTATATTATTGATTTATTACAGAGAACAAAAATGTTGGACGCTAAACCTATCTCTACACCTATGGTAAGTGGTCCTTTTCAAGGGGAACCATTTCATGATGTGCATCTGTATAGAAGTGTTGTTGGTGCATTACAGTATGCCACACTTACTCATCCTGAGATATCCTATAATGTCAATAAATCTTGTCAATTTATGCATTCTCCAAAACATACATACTGGCAGCTTGTGAAGAGAATTCTAAGATATCTTAAAGGTGTACTATATCATGGATTATGGTTTCGTAAGTCTGATAATATGTCCTTAGTTGGCTTTGCTGATGCGGATTGGGCTTCTGATCCAGATGATAGGAAATCTACTTCTGGTTTAtgtgtttattttttaaataacttaATATCTTGGTGTTCCAAGAAACAATCTATTATTTCCAGATCTAGTACTGAAGTTGAATATCGTTGCCTTGCTCTTTTGGCAACCGAACTGGTTGGATTCGTTCTCTCTTGA
- the LOC103500249 gene encoding cucumisin-like: MGSTLEDTSSTPLHHRAMLEQVIGSNFAPKHLLYSYKRSFNGFAVRLTEEEAQKIALKEGVVSVFPNGKKHVHTTRSWDFMGFTQSVPRVNLVESNIVVGVLDTGIWPESPSFNDADLDPPPAGWKGQCQTSPDFQCNRKIIGARTYRSENLPPGNTQSPRDSEGHGTHTASTVAGGLVSQASLYGLGFGTARGGVPSARIAVYKICWSDGCYDADILAAFDDAIADGVDIISLSVGGSVVKSYFTDSIAIGAFHAMKHGILTSNSAGNEGPEYFTTSNVSPWSLSVAASTIDRKFVSRVQLANGTVYQGPAIHTFDLMGKQYPLIYGGDAPNKSGGFNSSISRFCDENSVDQSLVKGKILVCDSILRASTMESFNKNGAVGIIMQGSRFKDYASSYPLPASYLHNANITLSSTASIFKSNAILDSSAPSVVSFSSRGPNLATLDILKPDLTAPGVEILAAWSPIATVSGVAGDSRSVLYNIISGTSMSCPHATAIAVYVKTFNPTWSPAAIKSALMTTAFSMNAKVNPQAEFAYGAGHINPLKAVNPGLVYNATETDYINFLCGQEGYTTDMVRRITGDNTACTPANSGRVWDLNYPSFAFSTTPSQLTINQFFTRTLTNVESKTSLYSAKVFAPPSLRITVDPPSLLFNGIGDTKSFKLTVQGTVNQNIISGSLVWTDGVHQVRSPITVYVAKKA; the protein is encoded by the exons ATGGGAAGCACATTAGAAGATACGAGTTCTACTCCTTTGCATCATAGGGCAATGTTGGAACAAGTTATTGGGAG CAATTTTGCTCCAAAACACTTGCTGTATAGCTACAAGAGAAGTTTCAATGGATTTGCAGTGAGATTAACTGAAGAAGAAGCTCAAAAGATTGCTC TGAAGGAGGGTGTGGTGTCGGTGTTTCCAAATGGAAAGAAACATGTTCATACAACAAGATCATGGGATTTCATGGGTTTTACACAAAGTGTTCCTCGTGTAAACCTAGTTGAAAGCAACATAGTTGTCGGAGTTCTAGACACTGGAATTTGGCCGGAATCTCCTAGTTTCAATGACGCAGATCTCGACCCTCCACCGGCCGGTTGGAAGGGTCAATGCCAAACCTCCCCCGACTTTCAATGCAACAG AAAAATCATTGGAGCTCGAACATATCGTAGCGAGAACCTTCCCCCAGGAAACACTCAAAGCCCGAGAGATTCCGAAGGTCATGGCACACACACCGCGTCCACAGTGGCGGGTGGTCTTGTGAGCCAGGCAAGTCTCTACGGCCTTGGCTTTGGCACAGCAAGAGGTGGGGTTCCTTCCGCGCGCATTGCTGTGTACAAAATATGCTGGTCCGATGGTTGCTACGACGCTGATATTCTTGCGGCGTTTGACGATGCAATCGCAGACGGAGTAGATATCATATCTCTTTCAGTTGGAGGGAGTGTAGTCAAATCTTACTTCACTGATTCCATAGCCATTGGAGCTTTTCATGCAATGAAACATGGAATATTGACATCAAATTCAGCTGGAAATGAAGGTCCTGAATACTTCACCACCTCAAATGTCTCTCCATGGTCTCTTTCTGTAGCTGCTAGCACCATTGATAGAAAGTTTGTGTCACGAGTGCAGCTTGCAAATGGAACCGTCTATCAG GGGCCTGCAATCCATACATTTGATCTTATGGGAAAACAATATCCTTTGATTTATGGTGGAGATGCACCCAACAAATCTGGTGGTTTCAATAGTTCCATTTCTAG ATTTTGCGATGAGAACTCGGTAGATCAGAGCTTAGTTAAGGGAAAAATCCTTGTTTGCGACTCGATATTACGAGCTTCAACAATGGAATCCTTCAATAAAAATGGTGCAGTAGGCATTATAATGCAAGGCAGCCGGTTTAAGGATTATGCTAGCTCTTATCCATTGCCAGCTTCCTATCTTCACAATGCCAACATTACACTCTCCTCAACAGCTAGCATTTTTAAGAGTAATGCAATTTTGGATTCTTCAGCTCCTTCTGTAGTTTCTTTCTCTTCAAGAGGACCCAATCTTGCAACTCTTGATATTCTCAAG CCGGATTTGACTGCACCAGGAGTTGAAATTCTAGCGGCATGGTCTCCGATTGCAACGGTGTCGGGAGTCGCAGGAGATTCGAGGAGTGTGCTTTATAATATAATCTCAGGGACGTCCATGTCTTGCCCACATGCCACTGCCATTGCGGTATATGTTAAAACGTTTAATCCTACGTGGTCGCCTGCTGCGATAAAATCAGCTCTCATGACAACAG CTTTTAGCATGAATGCCAAGGTGAATCCACAAGCAGAGTTTGCATATGGAGCAGGCCATATCAACCCCCTTAAGGCAGTAAATCCAGGCTTAGTTTACAACGCAACTGAAACTGACTACATTAATTTCTTGTGTGGTCAAGAAGGTTACACCACGGACATGGTTCGACGTATTACTGGTGATAACACCGCTTGTACTCCTGCCAACTCCGGCCGAGTTTGGGATCTAAATTATCCTTCTTTTGCATTTTCCACGACTCCCTCACAATTAACCATCAACCAATTCTTCACAAGAACTCTCACAAATGTTGAATCCAAAACATCTTTATATAGCGCGAAGGTTTTTGCCCCACCAAGCTTGAGAATCACAGTGGATCCTCCTTCTCTTTTATTCAATGGAATTGGGGATACCAAATCTTTCAAGTTAACTGTTCAAGGAACAGTGAATCAGAACATAATCTCAGGTTCTTTGGTGTGGACTGATGGTGTTCATCAAGTGAGAAGCCCTATCACAGTTTATGTTGCCAAAAAAGCTTAG